The sequence below is a genomic window from Pseudoalteromonas tetraodonis.
TGCTTTTAAACCAAGCAGGGTTAATCACAAAGACCAAGTCCAACTCACATTGTTGTTGTGATAAATCATTGAGTATGGGGTTGTCGTCAATGCGCAAGTCATTTTGCAGCCAATACAGAATACTTTTTTTCATACTTATGCTCTGGTTTTTAAAATCATTTATTTTACGAAGCAAAAACGGGTAGGGATTAGTTAGCTGCAAGTTTTAGTAATTAAAGGGTGAGCAAGTAATACTTACTCACCTGCTTAGGTTTTATTAAGCTTGTTTGTTCGTGTTAGTTAGGTTTATAGATACATAAGCAATTAAATACACAAATACGCTAAGCGGTAAACTACAAATAAATAAAGCAATTTTGTACTTTTTAGCAATAGATGGTTTAGGCAGTATTACTGCAAAAAGCATATTCATTGCTAACCAAAAAATAGTAACTAGTGGTGATAGCGTTGTTTTAGAGCTTGATAAATCACAAGTGCCGAATGAAATACTAGCAATAGATGCGCTACCTATTTCTATACATTGAGCGTTACCTATTAGGCTGATAGTAACTAATGTTGTAATAAATAATAGTGTTAGCGGGAGTAAATGTTTCATATTTTTTTTCCTTAATTATTTAATTTTATGGGTCGCTCTACAGCGCCTAAATAAATTAAAACGTTTGGCAAAAAATAACGATAACAAAGCCGTTAACTAGTTATTATAAAGTTATAACCATGGTATTACCTTGGTTATAACTTTTATAAATTATTATTATTCAATTGGTTGTGTTTTTATTTCAGCTATTAGCTGATACCCTCGTTTCATTACAGACTTTATGTATTTAGGATTTTTTGTGTCGTTATCATTGAGGGCTACACGTAGTTTGCTAATAACTCGCCTAACTGCGGTGTCGGTTACTATTTGATTCTCCCATACATTATTATGTAACTCTTCAAGACTAACTATTCTTGGTTGTTGTTCAACTAAATAGCTTAGTACCTGCATGCATTTAGGCTCTAATGTGAAGTGACTATCTTCTTTAATTAAAGTTTGCTGCATGCTGTCAAAAGTGTACTCACCAATTATTATCAAATTAACGCTCGACTTTTCATTAATTGGTTCTGTGCAATCATAGTTAGGTTGGGGTTTATTTGCTGTCGTATTTGAATGCTTTTTATAAATGCGAGATACCATTATTCCAGTTAAATTCATTAAAAGTACTAACGGGCTTAGTGGGAGCGCACAAAGAAAAAGTAAATATTTAAAACCCACGTGTATATTTGGTTTATTAAGAGTCTGTCCGAATAACACGTTTAAAAGCATCCATATAATAAAATAAGGCGTAAGGAGAATTGAATCAGTTTGATCCCCACAAGCGCCATAACTTACGCCCTCTATATAGTTTGATAAATCCAAACAAAAAGCATTTGCTTGGCCGCTAAATAAAATGAGCGATATAAAAATAAGTAGGTGTTTCATTAAAAAGTCCATTTGGTAAGAGGCGGCAAATAGTACCGCCCCTAGCTTTATTTTTGCTGTGCTATCCAGTCGTTAATTACATCTTCAAGTACCGCCATAGGAAGTGAACCTTGACCAATAACGGTGTCGTGAAAGCTGCGTATATCAAATTTAGCGCCTAGCTGTTTTTCGGCTTTTGCACGCAGTTCGCGTATTTTAATTTCGCCCATTTTGTATGAAAGCGCTTGGCCTGGCCATGAAATATAGCGGTCTATTTGATCTTCCACGGCGCTTTGTGGCAAGGCGGTATGATCAGCCAAATAATCAATCGCCTTTTGGCGGCTCCAGGCAAAGGCATGAATGCCGGTATCAACCACTAAGCGCACAGCGCGCCACATTTCGTAGCCTAAACGGCCAAAGTCACTGTATGGGCTTTGGTAAAAGCCCGCTTCTTTACCTAAACGCTCTGTATAAAGTGCCCAGCCTTCGCCAAAAGCAGAGTGACTAAGTGTGCGTCTAAATTCAGGAACGTCTAATTCCATTGCAATGGCGTTTTGTAAATGATGCCCAGGTATGGCTTCGTGCAGACTAAGTGCTTCTAAATTATATAAAGGCTGTAGCTTTGGAGTTGAGGCTAAAAAGTAAGTCCCCGGTGAGCGGTTATCAGCAGGTGGCATATAAAACGCACCGCGACTCGCTGAGCCTTTTATAGTAAAGGTGTTACGCGGCAAATGGCCAAAGTAAGTGGGGAGTTTGCCATACATTTTTTGGGTTATAAAAGCGGTCTTTTCGAGCAAGTCTTGGGGATCGGTTGCGTAAAATTGCTCATCGGTTGCCAAAAATTCTAAAAACTCGCTATAGCTGCCATCAAAGCTAACTTCATCAATAATACTTTGCATTTGCGCTTTGATGCGTGCCACTTCTTTAAGGCCAAGCTCATGGATTTGCTTGGGGGTCGCATTTGTTGTGGTGTAATAATTTACTGTATATTTGTAATAATCAAGGCCCCCTTTGATGCTTGCAATACCGGGCTGCGCTCTACAATGTGGCATATACTCGTTTTCAAAAAAGTCGTAAAAGTGCTCGTAAGCAGGCACGACTTTTGAGGCAATTAACGCTTTAGCTTTATTTTGGTAAGTTTCTTTTTGCGCTGCAGTAAATGTATTAGGGATGCGAGTAAATGGCTCATATAAGGCGCTATTCTCAGGTTGTTTAACTATATGGGCGCTAATACTTTGGCCATAATTTTTAAACGTTTCGCAGTAGTGGGTAAAACCAGTTTGAATGCCTTGCTTCAGTAAATTAATGTTTTGCTGATTAAAGCGCGGGTAATCACCAAGGCTCACTAAAAAGGCATCGTAATCCTCGGCGGTTAAAAAGGCCATGTTAGCCGGCGCTTCTGCAAAGTAAGTATGCCAGCCACTTAAAAAATTAACCGGAAAGTATTTATCTTGGTAAAGGTAGCTTTGCTGCTCGGTTTCTCGCTCATATTTAAACAAGCGGTAGTTCATTAACTGCTCGCTATTGAGCGTTTTAGGATCAATGCTGGCTAAGTTTTTTAGTACGCTGTTGTTGTAAGCTTGGCGCTTCGCAATGGCTTGCTCGCTCCAATCGGGTAGGGGGCCGTTGGGCTTCCAACCATCAGGATCAGTTCTAAAAAATATTTTCTCAGCTTTGGCGTTTTGCCAGTGGTTATCAATAATGGTTTTTAAATCGCTGTTACTGTCGGCTAAGCTTGGCAGCGAGGTGGCTGCTAAGGCAATAGCTAAAATTGTTTTTTTTAGCATGTTGAATTTCACTTTTTAAAATTTTAATTATTATTTATGCGCGCTGATTTTATGATAATAACAAGTTCACTCAATTAATGCGTTGGTTTTTAACAGCAGTCTAGCTTATTGTTTTACTGGTGTTTAAAATAAAACATATTGGGGTGGCGATATTTAATAACGTATTTTGCTAACCGATAAGGCGAATAGCCAACACCCAAATATTTATTGAGCATTTCATGCTTAGCTTTGCAGGTTCGAAATCCGATTATGATGAAGAAAAATGGATTGGGATTACTCGCTGTACTTGGAAAAAAATGTCAGATAATGCACATGAGTTTGTATTGGCAGGTCACACACCATTAATTGGCCTGATACACAAAGCGTTAGAATAACTATTTAACTTTAGGTATGAAAATAAAAAGGATTTTTGAAAATGTTGTGCCCTCGAACAAAGACACCATTGGAGCCTATATTAGTTGGCGGTATCACTGTTTATACATCGTCGTTAGGCGGCGTTTTTTTCGATAACAGCCAAATTTTTAAATTTAGCTCGCCAGAGTTAAAACATGGTCAGGTTTTACTTAAGTATTTGAGTAATTATGCCGAAGGTGAGGGTGAAGTCGCAATGCGAGTAAATTGCCCTAAATGCCCAAGCATAGTGATGATGCGTAGGTATTTTTCACCGCTAAAAGCAGTTGAAATAGATGAATGCCCAAGCTGTGCAGGAATATGGCTTGATAGTGGCGAATTAAGCAAAATACACGAAAACCATTTAACACCCAAAGAACGAAAACTGCTAGCCCATGAAATGGCCACCAATCATGGGTTTATAACTATTAAGCCGCCAAAATCGAAATATTATCCTAAAGCGCCTAAAAACGTTCAAGGCACTACAGTTGAACGGCTGGTGCAATTGGCATTACTTAATTTTGAATCATAAAAAACGGCGTCCTATAAAGTACGCCGTTTTTTCAATTGACTAAATTAAAGCCATTACGATTTATTGCGGTTTTCTTTACTAAACGCGCGAATCTTACGTTTTTGCGACAGGGTTACTTTATTAGTACGCCCTGCAAATGGGTTATCGCCTTCTCTAAATTCAATTTTGATTGGCGTACCCATAATCTTAAGTGCTTTACGGTAGTAGTTCATTAGGTAGCGTTTGTAGCTATCAGGTAAATCATGAACTTGGTTACCATGAATGACGATACGCGGCGGATTATAACCCCCAGCATGCGCATATTTAAGCTTAACACGACGACCGCGAACAAGTGGCGGCTGGTGATCCGCTTGTGCCATGTCCATAATACGACGCAGCATAGCGGTGCTTATACGTTTAGTTGCCGACTCATACGCTTCGTCAACTGATTCAAATAAATGACCAACACCCGTACCATGTAGCGCAGAGATAAAGTGCAAGCGGGCAAAATCAATAAAGCCCAAACGACGATCAAGCTCAGTTTTAATACGATCTTTAACGTAGTTATCTAGGCCATCCCACTTGTTCACGGCAATCACCAATGAGCGCCCTGAGTTAAGGGCAAAGCCTAATAAGCTTAAATCTTGATCTGAAATACCATCGCGGGCATCAACCACTAATAGCACCACGTTACAATCTTCGATTGCTTGTAGTGTTTTAATGACTGAGAACTTCTCAACCACGTCACTTACTTTTTTGCGTTTACGCACACCGGCTGTATCGATAAGAATATATTCTTTATCATTACGGGTCATCGGAATATAGATAGAGTCGCGCGTTGTACCTGGCATATCGTATACAATAACGCGATCTTCACCCAGTATACGGTTAGTAAGGGTTGACTTACCAACGTTAGGACGACCAATAATAGCCAGCTTTACCGGCTTGTCGGCAAACGCTTGGTGATCTGTGTCATCTTCTTCACCTTCTTGATATAAGTCGATAAGTTCTTCATCGTCATCGGCTACATCTTCATCAAGTGCGGCAAGTTCAGCAATAACTGGCTGAAGTGTTTGTTCGAGCAGTAAAGTGATACCACGACCATGTGCAGCAGCGATATGATGAACTTCACCAAGTGAAAGTTGATAAAACTCAGCACAGTTCGAGTCAGCATCAATGCCGTCTGTTTTATTGGCTACCACAAAGCACTTTTTCTCTTGCTTACGTAAGTGATTAGCAATGGCTTGATCAGCGACTGTCATACCCACACGGGCATCAACTAAAAATAAAACAATATCCGCTTCTTCAATGGCTAGTAATGACTGATCAGCCATTTCGGTTTCGATACCTTCTTCTGAGCCATCAATACCACCCGTATCTACCACGATAAATTCAAAGCCGTCGTAATTTGCTTGGCCATATTTTCTATCACGCGTTAAGCCAGGAAAATCGGCAACGAGTGCATCACGAGTACGTGTTAAACGGTTAAATAATGTGGATTTGCCCACATTGGGTCGCCCTACAAGAGCGATCACGGGAAGCATAAACTACCTCTTTAAAAAACAACAAAAGGCTTCGCAGTGCGAAGCCTTACAAAAAATAATTAACTATTAGTGCCTTACACTAATAGTAGACAGTTAGTTCGGTATTTTTACCGCGCTAACTTCACCATCACGGGTGTATAAAATCAACTTATCGTCAGCAACAACAGGCTCAACAAAAAAACCTGAGCTGTCAAAGTCTTCACGAGATACTAGCTCGCCAGTGTCTTTATTTAACCAATGCAAATTGCCTTCTTGGTCACCTAACGCTAAATAATTACCGGCAACCGCTGGGCCTGTTAAGTACCAGCCACGAAGAGCAGGTTGGCTCCAACGCTCAATGCCTGAATCTTTATCAAGTGCATAAACAACGCCGTTACTATCAACAACGTAAATTGTTTGCAAATCCATGGCAATTTCACGGTAGCTGCTGTATTCACGTTTCCATACAACATTACCAGAACGAATATCAACTGCTGATAAGTTCCCATTGTATGCAATCGCATAAGCAAACGGGCCACTAATAAGTGGTTGTGTATCAACATCAACTAAACGCTCAAACTCTGATGCGCCTTTTGCTACTGCAATTTCTGCGCTCCACGCTGAGTAGCCGCTCTCAGAAATTAAAACACTGAGCTTACCTGTTTCAAGGCCAACCAACACACCACCATTAGCGACGGTTGGTGAACTTTGACCGCGTAAGGTAAGTGCTGGCACTTCTTGCTCAAAGCTCCAGCGCTCTTCACCCGTATCAGGATGCAGGGCCAGTAACTTACCTGATGCTAAATTAACAAACACTAAACCATCGCCTGCAGCAGGTTTAGACAGTGATTCGCCTGGTACTTTTTTACGCCATACCTCTTTACCTGTCTCACGATCAAGGGCAATGACATAGCCATGTTCTGAACCTAAATAGATTTTACCATAAGCTTGTAATATTCCGCCTGATAATTTTGCACTATCGTTATCGCTCCAAGGCCAAAACGATAAATCATGACGAACATCGGTTTCCCAAAGCGTATCACCATTGGCAAGTGATAACGCTTCTACTTGGCCTTCGCGACTCGCTACATACACAGTATCTTTATAAACAGCTGGTGATAGGCGTGAGAAGTAATGCTCTACACCGCTACCTATTGATTCTTGCCAAACAACTTCTGTTTCAAACTGATTGGCTATTTCAGGAAGTACCAGTTCTTCATCATCATCACTTGATGAACAGCCCATAAGTGTTGCTATACAAAGGGCGAGCGTTGCTGTTGTTATTTTTCTCATGCCTAAAACCTTATGCCGCTGGGCTAGTTACTGCTAGGTCATCTAACTTAATTTGTAATAGAGGATTGCTGGTTAATCCACCGGCATCAACCGCAGCTTGGTAGGCTACGCGTGCTTGTTCTTTATTGCCTTGCTGAGTGTAAATATCGCCTTTTAACTCAGCAATATTTGCATTAAATGCCTCTGGCAATGGTGAATTTAATGTAGTTAATGCGTCATCGTATTGTTGTTGAGCAATTTGCACACGCGCTAAACGCGTAGTGGCAATGGCTTTTAGCTGCGCGTTATCGACATTTGATACAATCCAGCTTAGCTTTTCATTCGCTACATCTAATTTTTGTGCATCTACCGCTTCTTTTGCAGCAACAAATGCCGCTAAAGTTGCGTACTGAGTGTCTTTATTTTCACTGATGAAGGCATCAGCAGAGGCTAATACGTCATCACTTTCAACAAGCTTAGTGTAGGCATCAGATGCTTGCTCTGCTGTTGTTATTTGGTTTTGGTTGTAGGCCTTCCAACCGTACAAACCACCTAAGCCAACAATTACACCTAACGCAAGTGATAGGCCGTTTTCACGAAAAAAGCGTTTAATCGCTTCTGCTTGTTGTTCTTCAGTTGAATAAATTTCCATGCTTACCTCTATTAAAGCGCTTTACTCGCTGCGCTTTATGTAATTTTAACTATTAATTAGTTCTGCAAGTAGCGCTTTAGCTTGTTCTAGTTCTAATGTGACTTGTTCTTTACGCTCACGTAAATACTTTATGGTCACAACGCCTTGCTCTAATTCATCTTCACCGATAATAACCGCGACTAATGCATCGCTTTTATCAGCACGTTTTAATTGTTTTTTAAAGTTACCACCGCCAGCATGCACCATAACGCGTAATCCAGGTACGTCTCGACGTAACGTAGATGCAATAATAGGCGCTTGAATGCTGGCTTTGTCGCCCATGGCTGCTAAATATACATCAGTACTACGGCGTATGTCACCTACACATTCAAGTGCTTGAAGTAGTAAAACTAGGCGCTCTAATCCCATCGCAAAACCAACTGCCGGGGTTGATTTACCGCCTAATTGCTCAACTAAGCCATCATAACGACCACCGGCACATACTGTACCCTGTGCACCTAAGCTATCGGTTACCCATTCAAATACAGTACGGTTGTAATAATCTAAGCCACGAACTAGCTTTTCATTAACCGTGTATTTGACGCCTGCGGCATCTAATCGTTCACATAAATTTTCAAAATGTTCTTTTGATTCAGTATCTAAATGTTCAGATAATTTTGGCGCATCCACTAATATTGCCTGTATATCTGGGTTTTTAGTATCCAAAACGCGCAGCGGGTTAGAGTACATACGACGCTTAGAGTCTTCATCTAGTACATCGGTATGTTGTTCTAAGAAGGCAATTAAGGCATCACGGTACTGCGCGCGCGCTTCATTTGAGCCTAATGAGTTAAGCTCTAAGCGTACATGGTCGCTTATGCCAAATGCTTCCCAAAGTTGCGCCGTGAGTAATATAACTTCAGCGTCTATATCGGCGCTGGCAATACCAAAGGTTTCTAAACCAAATTGGTGAAATTGACGGTAACGACCTTTTTGTGGGCGTTCATGGCGAAACATAGGGCCCATGTACCAAAGGCGTTGTTCTTGATTGTATAACAGGCCATTTTCGTTACCTGCACGTACACACACCGCGGTACCCTCAGGGCGCAGAGTTAAATTATCACCGTTACGATCGGCAAAGGTGTACATTTCTTTTTCTACAATATCGGTTACTTCACCAATAGAGCGTTTAAATAGGTCGGTTGATTCTACAATTGGAAAACGAATTTCTTGATAACCAAACGATGATACGGTCTCGCGTAAAATGTGCTCTACTTTCTGCCAAACTTGCGTATCGCCTGGCAGGCAATCGTTCATACCGCGAACTGCCTGAATTTGTTTTGCCACTGATAAATCCTAAATCTGTTTATGTGCAGTCTTAGACTGCAACCACGTAAAACTAAAAAAATCGACCGCGCATTATAACCCTAACTACAAGGTAATTGCGAGTATAGCGGTGTGTATGTAATTTGTACTGCGCTGTGAATGCCGCTACTAAAAAAGTCAATTGAATGCATATTGCTGGCGTTTAAATCACTCTACGATTTTTATATCGATTGGTGTTTGTTGCTGCTTTTGCTCGATAAAATCGCGCACATAGCCTTCGAGCTGATCAACAATATTATTGTTATCAATACGGGCTTTTTGGCGTTCGCCATTTATGTATAAGCCTGAGCGACGGTTTGCACCGGCAAGGCCAATATCACTGACTAGCGCTTCGCCTGGCCCGTTAACCACACAGCCAATGACTGACACTGAAACTGGCTCAATAATATCTTCTAAACGCTCTTCAAGTTGATTCATGGTGCTCACTACATCAAACTCTTGGCGCGAACAGCTAGGGCAAGCAATAAAATTAATGCCGCGAGAGCGAATACGCAATGATTTTAATATATCAAAGCCTACTTTTATTTCTTGAACTGGATCCGCTGCTAGTGATACACGCAGTGTGTCACCAATACCTTCAGCCAATAGCATGCCTAAACCAACAGCCGATTTAACTGAACCAGAGCGCATGCCGCCTGCTTCAGTAATCCCTAAATGCAGTGGCTGGTCGATTTCTTTTGCGAGCAAGCGATACGCGCCAACCGCTAAAAATACGTCTGACGCTTTCACCGAAATTTTAAATTGGTCAAAGTCTAAGCGACGTAATATATCTACATGGCGCATAGCCGATTCTAATAAGGCTTCAGGTGTTGGCTCGCCGTATTTTTCTTGTAGGTCGCGCTCAAGTGATCCACCATTTACGCCAATACGAATTGGAATATTGTGCTCACGGGCTGAGTCGACAACCGCTCTAATACGCTCTTCACTGCCAATATTGCCTGGGTTGATACGTAAACAATCAACGCCATACTTTGCTACTTTTAATGCAATGCGGTAGTCAAAGTGAATATCAGCAACCAGCGGTATCGATACCTGCTCTTTAATACTTTTAAATGCTTCAGCGGCATCCATAGTTGGTACAGATACACGCACTATGTCAGCACCGGCATCTTGAATCGCTTGAATTTGAGCTACTGTGGCATCAATGTCCATTGTGTCTGTGTTAGTCATTGACTGCACGGCAATTGGTGCACCATCACCAATAGGAACATTACCCACATTTATGCGGGTGGATTTTCTGCGTTTTATAGGAGATTCTGAAAACATAGCGACTACTCTGCTAAGGGTAATTTAAATTTAGCTAAACGGTTTTTAGGAAAGGCCGAAATATCAACTGGCTCACCATTTAGGGTAATACGAACAACATCATGCTTGCCTAATACCACTGAAAAAGGCGCTACTCCGGTTAGGGTCATTTCGTAGCCTGCTTTTTTTACACCAAAAGCAATTTTTTCATCATTGGCATCGTGAATTTCTACCCAGCTCTCATCGTTAAACATCATAAAAATGGTGCTTAAATCACTGTTTTTTGGTTCACTGGTGCTCTGTGCATCATTAACTGGCGCGGCTTGAATTTTTTGTTGCTCATTTTGTAATGCTGAACTCACTTCTTCTGCAGATTCACTGTCATTTAAAAGTGCCTCGTCGGCGGCTTCAGCTAACAGTTTTGTGTTTTCTTGTTGCTCCGAAATAAGCGAGTTATTAGCATTAATAGTGTTAGTTTGTTCATCAATAGGCGTTGCATTTTGCCACCACCATACAGCTGATGAACCAATAACAATGGCTAGTATTAAATAGCTTACCGTCATCAGTCGACTGTCATGCGCTTCTTTTTCTGTGCGCCTTGAAAAGCTTTGCATATCTACTAGCTTATCTGATGTGCTAAAAGCAGGCAGCATGGCTAAAATAGCGCTGCTATCTATGCTTAGTGTGCGGCAATAATTTTTTATATAGCCTTTAACGAACGTTTTTGCACCGAGTAAATGATACTCGTCGCTTTCAATATGCTCAACTTGTGATTCTGTTAGCTTTAATAGCGAGGCGATTTCAGCAAGGCTGATATTTGCATTTTCTCTATGCGATTTTAGCATTTGTCCTACAGAGGGTCCGTCGCTCTGCGGTTGTGTATTATCTTCATTCATAATATGTATGAGTCTGGATCCACGAGTAAAAGTTAATGTTTTGGCTTAATAACCAGAGTAAGACTTTGTTTTTATTTTTAGTGTTCGGTTATTCTTGCTACTGGAATGCACGCTTTTAAAGGGTATCATCAGCTGCGGTTTTATAAAAACGTTACTATTGTCCTTTTAAAATTTTTGCTGTTTTTATTTTTAAAGCCCTTTAATGCACCTAACATATAGCAGTTTAGCATTGAATCACACTGAAATGCTAAATTGGTTTACAGCAAAACGAGCGATATCAACCGATACACTCGTTTTTACTCTTATTTTACTAGGGTCTGTTGACCTTTGCGGATTAATATTTGTTCAAACTAGGGGCAATTTAATCGCGGCGCGAGGTTTGTAACCTAGTGGGCTAAGTAAAAACCGAGCAACAAAGAGTTAATTGCCCCTAGGCAGAACCCTTCGGGCAGCGCCTGTTTGGCATTGATACTACGTTATCGCCTATTTATGGGGAATAACCACACCACATAAGCTCTGCCTTGCCTAAATACCAAACAGGCTGCTGCAAATTTAACCTTGAAAGGTCAACAGACCCTAATTTAAAAAGGTATTTGTGTCTTTGTTGTATTTTTGCAGCTTACTTTACTGAATCATCAGAGCTTACTGCAGATGTTGGACTTTTTTTACGAATAATTTTTATTTTTGGCTCCACAATAATTTGATTGTTATTACTGCTTTCTTGTAATTCATCAAGTTGTGCTTGGCGGTACTTTTCGCGCAGCACTTCAAACTCTGTTCGCCTTAATTGGTTGTCACGAATGGCGTTAGCTTGAATACTATTTGGGTATGTTTGCAAAATGGTAGCTGCAATTTTTTCAGCATCTTCTATTCTACCCATACGCTGTTTAATTAAATAACTAAGTAATAAAGCCCGTGCAGACACACGGCCAGTATCGTCATGGTGCTTTAAAACGTCGCTGGCTTTATGTAAGTCACTTTTAGCATAAAAAAGGGCGGCTAAGCTAATTAGGGTCGATGTACGCTGCGAGCTGTGGTTTAGCGCTTGTTGAAAGTAGCTTTCTGCATTTGTAAAGTC
It includes:
- a CDS encoding winged helix-turn-helix domain-containing protein, whose translation is MNLTGIMVSRIYKKHSNTTANKPQPNYDCTEPINEKSSVNLIIIGEYTFDSMQQTLIKEDSHFTLEPKCMQVLSYLVEQQPRIVSLEELHNNVWENQIVTDTAVRRVISKLRVALNDNDTKNPKYIKSVMKRGYQLIAEIKTQPIE
- the der gene encoding ribosome biogenesis GTPase Der; this encodes MLPVIALVGRPNVGKSTLFNRLTRTRDALVADFPGLTRDRKYGQANYDGFEFIVVDTGGIDGSEEGIETEMADQSLLAIEEADIVLFLVDARVGMTVADQAIANHLRKQEKKCFVVANKTDGIDADSNCAEFYQLSLGEVHHIAAAHGRGITLLLEQTLQPVIAELAALDEDVADDDEELIDLYQEGEEDDTDHQAFADKPVKLAIIGRPNVGKSTLTNRILGEDRVIVYDMPGTTRDSIYIPMTRNDKEYILIDTAGVRKRKKVSDVVEKFSVIKTLQAIEDCNVVLLVVDARDGISDQDLSLLGFALNSGRSLVIAVNKWDGLDNYVKDRIKTELDRRLGFIDFARLHFISALHGTGVGHLFESVDEAYESATKRISTAMLRRIMDMAQADHQPPLVRGRRVKLKYAHAGGYNPPRIVIHGNQVHDLPDSYKRYLMNYYRKALKIMGTPIKIEFREGDNPFAGRTNKVTLSQKRKIRAFSKENRNKS
- the hisS gene encoding histidine--tRNA ligase, coding for MAKQIQAVRGMNDCLPGDTQVWQKVEHILRETVSSFGYQEIRFPIVESTDLFKRSIGEVTDIVEKEMYTFADRNGDNLTLRPEGTAVCVRAGNENGLLYNQEQRLWYMGPMFRHERPQKGRYRQFHQFGLETFGIASADIDAEVILLTAQLWEAFGISDHVRLELNSLGSNEARAQYRDALIAFLEQHTDVLDEDSKRRMYSNPLRVLDTKNPDIQAILVDAPKLSEHLDTESKEHFENLCERLDAAGVKYTVNEKLVRGLDYYNRTVFEWVTDSLGAQGTVCAGGRYDGLVEQLGGKSTPAVGFAMGLERLVLLLQALECVGDIRRSTDVYLAAMGDKASIQAPIIASTLRRDVPGLRVMVHAGGGNFKKQLKRADKSDALVAVIIGEDELEQGVVTIKYLRERKEQVTLELEQAKALLAELINS
- the ispG gene encoding flavodoxin-dependent (E)-4-hydroxy-3-methylbut-2-enyl-diphosphate synthase, which gives rise to MFSESPIKRRKSTRINVGNVPIGDGAPIAVQSMTNTDTMDIDATVAQIQAIQDAGADIVRVSVPTMDAAEAFKSIKEQVSIPLVADIHFDYRIALKVAKYGVDCLRINPGNIGSEERIRAVVDSAREHNIPIRIGVNGGSLERDLQEKYGEPTPEALLESAMRHVDILRRLDFDQFKISVKASDVFLAVGAYRLLAKEIDQPLHLGITEAGGMRSGSVKSAVGLGMLLAEGIGDTLRVSLAADPVQEIKVGFDILKSLRIRSRGINFIACPSCSRQEFDVVSTMNQLEERLEDIIEPVSVSVIGCVVNGPGEALVSDIGLAGANRRSGLYINGERQKARIDNNNIVDQLEGYVRDFIEQKQQQTPIDIKIVE
- a CDS encoding RodZ domain-containing protein, whose amino-acid sequence is MNEDNTQPQSDGPSVGQMLKSHRENANISLAEIASLLKLTESQVEHIESDEYHLLGAKTFVKGYIKNYCRTLSIDSSAILAMLPAFSTSDKLVDMQSFSRRTEKEAHDSRLMTVSYLILAIVIGSSAVWWWQNATPIDEQTNTINANNSLISEQQENTKLLAEAADEALLNDSESAEEVSSALQNEQQKIQAAPVNDAQSTSEPKNSDLSTIFMMFNDESWVEIHDANDEKIAFGVKKAGYEMTLTGVAPFSVVLGKHDVVRITLNGEPVDISAFPKNRLAKFKLPLAE
- a CDS encoding DUF885 domain-containing protein produces the protein MLKKTILAIALAATSLPSLADSNSDLKTIIDNHWQNAKAEKIFFRTDPDGWKPNGPLPDWSEQAIAKRQAYNNSVLKNLASIDPKTLNSEQLMNYRLFKYERETEQQSYLYQDKYFPVNFLSGWHTYFAEAPANMAFLTAEDYDAFLVSLGDYPRFNQQNINLLKQGIQTGFTHYCETFKNYGQSISAHIVKQPENSALYEPFTRIPNTFTAAQKETYQNKAKALIASKVVPAYEHFYDFFENEYMPHCRAQPGIASIKGGLDYYKYTVNYYTTTNATPKQIHELGLKEVARIKAQMQSIIDEVSFDGSYSEFLEFLATDEQFYATDPQDLLEKTAFITQKMYGKLPTYFGHLPRNTFTIKGSASRGAFYMPPADNRSPGTYFLASTPKLQPLYNLEALSLHEAIPGHHLQNAIAMELDVPEFRRTLSHSAFGEGWALYTERLGKEAGFYQSPYSDFGRLGYEMWRAVRLVVDTGIHAFAWSRQKAIDYLADHTALPQSAVEDQIDRYISWPGQALSYKMGEIKIRELRAKAEKQLGAKFDIRSFHDTVIGQGSLPMAVLEDVINDWIAQQK
- a CDS encoding TFIIB-type zinc ribbon-containing protein — protein: MLCPRTKTPLEPILVGGITVYTSSLGGVFFDNSQIFKFSSPELKHGQVLLKYLSNYAEGEGEVAMRVNCPKCPSIVMMRRYFSPLKAVEIDECPSCAGIWLDSGELSKIHENHLTPKERKLLAHEMATNHGFITIKPPKSKYYPKAPKNVQGTTVERLVQLALLNFES
- a CDS encoding YfgM family protein gives rise to the protein MEIYSTEEQQAEAIKRFFRENGLSLALGVIVGLGGLYGWKAYNQNQITTAEQASDAYTKLVESDDVLASADAFISENKDTQYATLAAFVAAKEAVDAQKLDVANEKLSWIVSNVDNAQLKAIATTRLARVQIAQQQYDDALTTLNSPLPEAFNANIAELKGDIYTQQGNKEQARVAYQAAVDAGGLTSNPLLQIKLDDLAVTSPAA
- the bamB gene encoding outer membrane protein assembly factor BamB, whose translation is MRKITTATLALCIATLMGCSSSDDDEELVLPEIANQFETEVVWQESIGSGVEHYFSRLSPAVYKDTVYVASREGQVEALSLANGDTLWETDVRHDLSFWPWSDNDSAKLSGGILQAYGKIYLGSEHGYVIALDRETGKEVWRKKVPGESLSKPAAGDGLVFVNLASGKLLALHPDTGEERWSFEQEVPALTLRGQSSPTVANGGVLVGLETGKLSVLISESGYSAWSAEIAVAKGASEFERLVDVDTQPLISGPFAYAIAYNGNLSAVDIRSGNVVWKREYSSYREIAMDLQTIYVVDSNGVVYALDKDSGIERWSQPALRGWYLTGPAVAGNYLALGDQEGNLHWLNKDTGELVSREDFDSSGFFVEPVVADDKLILYTRDGEVSAVKIPN